CTGCAACAATTGGGCTTGCCGATCGATCACCCCGCGCTCCGCGACCCAGATGCTCTGCTGCAAGGTCTGGAAGAGTTCCGGCAGCATTTGGGCGGTCGTCTGACGATCACGCTGATCGATGCGATCGGCAGCCCTGTCGATGTCCACCAGATCGAAACCACCGCGATGCGGGAGGCGATCGCCGCAACCGCTGCCTTCGCCCGCTAGGATCGCAACGCGCTGTTCGATCCCATCTGCCAGTCTTTCCGCTCCGCACGACACCGGCGGGCGGCCGAACTACTGGACAAAACCACCGGTCCTCACGGTGTGCACGACGCACCATCGGGAACCGTCGCACCCCTAAAAACACGTCTCGACAGCGTGCTAGCGGCCGGCGATTGCTAGGTTTTGCCGATTTTGACGCTAGTGACGTCATTCTCGTTGGATTTTCGTTTCGATCCCAACCGATACTACCCGCACAACCAGAACTTTTGCGTTATACGACGGCGCATCAGCATGGGGCGTCAAATTGGGAACAGCAGCTGCAAATGCTGCCGTGCGGATTGAAATGCACCGCGTGCATACATCACAAGTGGACAGAGACATGCCAGTACGTAAACTCGCCGCTTTCTTGGTCGCCGTTATAGCAACGGTGGCAGGAGGACATCAGGTCGGAGCTCAGGAGCAGCCACCTGGCACGTGGGGTGAGCCCGACGGAATCTTGGAATTCGATACCGACTTTCGTTGGTTCGAGACTGCGTACAACGCGGACATCGAGGAATTGAGTCCCAAACACCGGGCCAACCACGGTTGGTACGGCACGTTTGATCGGGCCTACATGATGGTCAACCGGCCCGAGACCGAAAGCTCCTACACACAGGGAGATTTCGGTTGGGGCAACCGCCTCGATTTCGGATACATGGGAGACGATGATCGCGGCTGGGCGATGACCTATTGGAGCCTGACGGGCCCCAACGCCTACGACATCAACACGGTCTATCGTGCCAACGTTATCAACACGGAAGACCCTCAGGTTCCAAGTGCCGAACCCCCAGAGGTGTTCGACCAGTATGGCCAGCTGTTGCCACGTCGCGATCGGGACGACCACGAGTTTCTCGAGCGAGTTTATGAAGTCAAAGACAGCTTAAACGTGATCGAAATGAAGGGCTTCGAACTGAACCGGACCTGGCGATTGGAATCGTATCGCAAGGGAGGACTATTGGAGCCGATGATCGGTCTGAAATATGTAAAGATCCGCGATCACACCGAAAACGACAGCTACAGCGTTCAACCCGGAACGGCACAGCAAGCCGATGGCTCACTTGCCGAACTGATCCAAGAAAACTTCAACGAACAGATCGATCTCAACGACAACGAGATGTACGGTGGGCAGTTTGGATTTCGATACATCAAGTTCCAAAATCGATTCACCCACTCGTTCGATCTGCGGGCCTTTGCGATGCAGAACTTCCAGAACAGTTCTTACATCAACAGAAGTACCGATACGTACTACAACATCGACCTGCAGGGAGAGATCGACGGCGAGATCGCATTCGACGACTCCAACCGCACCACGATCTACAAACATGGCAGCGAATTTGTGTTCGGTTTCGATCTGCGTGCCGAGACGTCGCTTCAACTGACTCGCGACATCAACTTGCGAGGGGGCGTCCAATTGATCGACTTTGCCCAAGGCATTCTGCGAGGTCCTGTTCGCGGTGGCAACACGACCAAGCTTGAAGGCACCAACGCGATCACCGACCAGAATGTTTGGCTGGTCGGATACACCTTCGGTATCACGATCAATCGCTAGCCCCAAGCAACGACGACCATGCTGATCTAAAGATTCAGGGCGTCTATCATCGACCGATGATAGACGCCCTGATTTCGTTTGCTAAGAACCGCCGGTTCAACCGGCAGGACTGCGGCGCTGTGAAGGAGAAGCGTTCTGTTTTGGTGTCAATTACTTGCTGCTGGCAGCCAAGGCACGCAATTCATCCAACTCTTGCGACAACCGATGGCGCAAAGGACTCTCTGGACGCAGCTCGTCCAACATCTCCTCAGCCCGATCAAAAGTCTCTTCGTTCTGTCCGCCATCGCTCAATAATCGACGGACACTTGCTTCAACGGACGACTCGGATAGCAACACACACCTCCCTCAAAATGAATTTAACGCCGATGCTCACACACACACAAAGAGCAACAACGCGCCCCGATCAAAATCGGCAGGCACCTTGCTGGCGACAACAAACCCATTTTAGGCGAGCGTGGTTTTGCGCCAAGTCGAATAATGCCGCATTGAATGTTTGATGGGAATTCTCCCCGCCGCGAATCGGCGGATCTTATTCCTTCCGCAACACCACGGCGATCGCATTACCCGTTGCGCTGTGATTGGATTGCACCGCCAGAGAAGCATCCGTTTTGCGCGGCGAGTCGGCCAAATCGATCCCAAAGCTGGGGTCTTTCAAGTGCGCGTTGACCGTTGGCGGAACGATGCCATTCTGTAGCGACAGCGCCGCGATACACATCTCCATCACACCACACCCCGCCCCCGTGTGACCGGTTGCCCCTTTGGGGGCAGTCACGATCGCTCCCGGGACAAGCGTTGCATGGACCTGCGCGTCGATCTGGTCGAGCATTGGATCCCCCATCGCATGACTGACCGCGATCCCGATCTCATCGGGCGTTGCACCGGCACGCTGAATCGCATTGCCGATCGCCAGGGAGAGGGCTTCGGAGGATCCGCGACGCCCTGGGGCCGGAGCGCCAAAATTACAGGATGTCCCAGCCACGCTGACGATCGGTTTGGCCCCTCGCCGCTCGGCATGCTCGCGCGACTCCAAGATCACCGCCGCCGCCCCTTCGCCACCGATCAAGCCATCGCGATCGACAGCAAACGGCCGGCTACTGGATCCCACCGGATCGCGCAGGGAACCGTACGGAACGGCCCCTTGATAAAGCAAACGGGTCAGGCTGATCCGAGTTCCCGTCGAACAGGTGACGACGACATCGGCAGCCCCACGTTGGATCACGCTGATCGATTCGGCAACCGCCGACAATCCCGACGTATCCCCCATGACGATGGTATTATTGGGCCCGAGCGCACCGATCGCGATTCCGTAATGGCAAGCCGCCATGTTGGGCAGGTACTTGAGCATCCACAGCGGAAAGATCTCCCTCATCGCCGACTGGCCCCACAGTTCCGGCTGAAACCGGCCCTCGGGACTACTGCGGGCAACCGTCGGTTGAATCTCTTCCGGTTCGCCGTAAAGCATCTCCGAACCAAAGACCGTACCGATCCGTTCCTTCGGAGTATCGCAAGCGTCGAATCCGCTCTGCTGCGTTGCCATCACGCAAGCGGAAAAGGCGGTTTGCAACTCGCGGCTCATCACCTTGAGCGTCTTGCGAGGGCGAACATAGGCCTTCGGATCGAAATCATCCAATTGCCCGCCATAGGTATAGGGGAGCATTTCGGGGGTGACATGCGTTAGATCGCG
Above is a genomic segment from Rosistilla ulvae containing:
- a CDS encoding beta-ketoacyl-[acyl-carrier-protein] synthase family protein: MDLRKDVVITGIGVVSPIGTGVDRFWSSLIQGRSGVRDLTHVTPEMLPYTYGGQLDDFDPKAYVRPRKTLKVMSRELQTAFSACVMATQQSGFDACDTPKERIGTVFGSEMLYGEPEEIQPTVARSSPEGRFQPELWGQSAMREIFPLWMLKYLPNMAACHYGIAIGALGPNNTIVMGDTSGLSAVAESISVIQRGAADVVVTCSTGTRISLTRLLYQGAVPYGSLRDPVGSSSRPFAVDRDGLIGGEGAAAVILESREHAERRGAKPIVSVAGTSCNFGAPAPGRRGSSEALSLAIGNAIQRAGATPDEIGIAVSHAMGDPMLDQIDAQVHATLVPGAIVTAPKGATGHTGAGCGVMEMCIAALSLQNGIVPPTVNAHLKDPSFGIDLADSPRKTDASLAVQSNHSATGNAIAVVLRKE